In the Synechococcus sp. Nb3U1 genome, one interval contains:
- the purU gene encoding formyltetrahydrofolate deformylase, giving the protein MPSATLLVSCPDQKGLVAKLSAFIHSYDGNIIHADHHTDPEAGLFLSRIEWDLQGFQLERAEMIPAFSGIARGIQANWELHFSDACPRIALWASKQTHCLLDLIWRQRAGELPAEIPLIISNHPDLESVARSFGIDYHYIPVSAPQKAEAEARQLALLKEYHIDLVVLAKYMQVLSGSLLRHSPPVINIHHSTLPAFAGANPYHRAHQRGVKIIGATAHYATEDLDEGPIIEQDVVRVSHRDTVADLIRKGRDMERVVLARAVRYHLENRVLVYQNKTVVFA; this is encoded by the coding sequence ATGCCCAGTGCCACCCTGTTGGTGTCTTGCCCCGATCAAAAAGGGTTGGTAGCCAAGCTCTCCGCTTTCATCCACAGCTACGACGGCAACATCATCCACGCCGATCACCATACGGATCCTGAAGCGGGGTTGTTCTTGAGCCGCATCGAGTGGGATCTACAGGGCTTCCAACTGGAACGGGCGGAAATGATTCCGGCTTTTTCGGGCATTGCCCGTGGCATCCAGGCCAACTGGGAACTGCACTTTTCCGATGCCTGCCCCCGCATTGCCCTCTGGGCTAGCAAACAAACCCACTGCCTGCTGGATCTGATCTGGCGGCAACGGGCCGGGGAGTTACCCGCCGAGATCCCCCTGATCATCAGCAATCACCCGGATTTGGAGTCGGTGGCCCGTTCCTTTGGCATCGACTACCACTACATCCCCGTCTCGGCTCCCCAGAAAGCAGAAGCCGAGGCACGACAACTGGCCCTCTTAAAGGAGTATCACATTGACTTGGTGGTGCTGGCCAAATACATGCAGGTTTTGAGCGGATCCCTGCTCCGCCACTCCCCGCCAGTGATCAACATTCACCACTCGACGCTACCCGCCTTTGCCGGGGCCAACCCTTACCACCGCGCCCATCAACGGGGGGTGAAAATCATCGGTGCGACGGCCCACTACGCCACGGAAGATCTGGATGAAGGGCCGATCATCGAGCAGGATGTGGTACGGGTGAGCCACCGCGACACTGTGGCCGATCTCATCCGCAAGGGTCGAGATATGGAGCGGGTGGTACTGGCACGGGCCGTGCGCTATCACCTGGAAAATCGGGTGCTGGTCTACCAGAATAAAACGGTGGTCTTTGCTTGA
- a CDS encoding ABC transporter permease codes for MLTAPVESPPVRPSLPPTVFWRIAEGIPRPLALVLSVLSVLVPFALWWGLSVSGWVPPRFLPSPPLVWAALMRLWRDGLLWTDILASFGRVSSGFLLAAVVATPLGIAMGTFASIRALIEPISGIFRYMPAPAFIPLLIIYLGLDEAPKIGLIFIGTVFFNMLMIMDAVKFIPKELIEATYTLGGRRWQMLLQVITPYITPNILDAFRINMAASWNLVVVAELVAANEGLGKRIQLAQRFFRTDEIFACLIVLGLIGFLLDLLLRRLVRLTCRWAFL; via the coding sequence ATGCTAACGGCCCCGGTTGAATCTCCCCCCGTCCGCCCTAGTCTGCCCCCGACGGTGTTTTGGCGCATCGCGGAAGGGATCCCACGCCCACTGGCTCTGGTGTTGTCGGTGTTGTCGGTGTTGGTACCCTTTGCTTTGTGGTGGGGTCTATCGGTGTCAGGGTGGGTGCCACCGCGTTTTTTGCCTTCGCCGCCGTTGGTGTGGGCAGCCCTAATGCGCCTGTGGCGAGATGGATTGCTGTGGACTGACATCCTGGCCAGCTTTGGGAGGGTCAGCAGTGGTTTTCTGCTGGCAGCAGTGGTGGCGACCCCGCTTGGGATTGCCATGGGCACTTTTGCCAGCATCCGCGCCCTGATTGAGCCGATTAGCGGCATTTTTCGCTATATGCCGGCCCCGGCTTTTATCCCGCTGTTGATCATCTACCTGGGGTTGGATGAAGCCCCCAAAATTGGCTTGATTTTCATCGGCACCGTTTTTTTTAACATGCTGATGATCATGGATGCCGTGAAGTTCATCCCCAAAGAGCTGATCGAGGCCACCTACACCTTGGGGGGACGGCGTTGGCAGATGTTGTTGCAGGTGATCACGCCCTATATCACCCCCAACATCCTGGATGCCTTTCGCATCAATATGGCCGCCTCCTGGAACTTGGTAGTTGTGGCGGAATTGGTGGCAGCCAACGAGGGGCTAGGCAAGCGGATCCAGTTGGCCCAACGCTTTTTTAGAACCGACGAGATTTTTGCCTGCTTAATCGTCTTGGGTCTGATCGGTTTTCTGCTGGATTTGCTGTTGCGGCGTTTGGTGCGTTTGACCTGCCGTTGGGCCTTCTTGTGA
- a CDS encoding WecB/TagA/CpsF family glycosyltransferase, producing the protein MPLATYEILGVNLHLVLPEANLEGYRTWIEARLAAGQGAQVVTCNPEMIMLAHQNPTFAQVLQMAELVIPDGTGVVWALRRQRIPVRRVPGIELAESLIQTSAQRGWRLALVGGKPDVNQAALQRWQAQCPQLSLWGYHGYFSPQQEVELLQALQEFQPQVVLVGLGSPRQELWIQARRGLSPGAIWIGVGGSFDIWAGKKERAPRWWRDHHLEWLYRLYQEPWRWRRMLALPRFVWRVLRDPSSRKGLGS; encoded by the coding sequence GTGCCGTTAGCAACCTATGAGATTTTGGGGGTGAACCTACACCTTGTCCTGCCAGAGGCCAACCTAGAGGGATACAGAACCTGGATTGAGGCGCGGCTGGCAGCGGGGCAGGGGGCGCAGGTGGTGACCTGCAATCCGGAAATGATCATGCTGGCTCATCAGAATCCAACCTTTGCCCAAGTGCTACAAATGGCGGAATTGGTGATCCCAGATGGAACCGGGGTGGTGTGGGCTTTGCGGCGGCAACGGATCCCGGTGCGACGGGTGCCTGGCATTGAGTTGGCGGAATCCTTGATTCAAACCTCGGCACAGCGGGGGTGGCGCTTGGCCTTGGTGGGGGGAAAGCCTGATGTCAATCAAGCAGCACTTCAACGCTGGCAGGCGCAGTGCCCGCAGTTATCCCTCTGGGGTTACCACGGCTACTTCTCGCCACAACAAGAGGTAGAGCTTTTACAAGCCCTGCAGGAATTTCAGCCGCAGGTGGTGTTGGTGGGTTTGGGATCCCCGCGTCAGGAGCTTTGGATTCAGGCTCGGCGGGGCCTTTCGCCTGGGGCGATCTGGATTGGCGTAGGGGGCAGCTTCGATATTTGGGCGGGCAAAAAAGAGCGTGCCCCCCGCTGGTGGCGTGACCATCACTTGGAATGGTTGTATCGTCTCTATCAGGAACCCTGGCGCTGGCGACGGATGTTAGCTTTGCCCAGGTTTGTCTGGCGGGTGCTGCGGGATCCCTCTTCCCGGAAGGGTTTGGGTTCTTAG
- a CDS encoding ferritin-like domain-containing protein encodes MMKPSKPSLALPRLVADRVSGMGSFWDHPSTSRRNLLLTGLLAGVGGAIGLRSLPSAAQSNADIAILNAAIDLEQQAIWAYKTAAGKLSSTDVGKVVLDVATKSLKDHEQHRDLLVGAVRQLGGTPAPARDSYDLSTYIDDQEGNLDSDANIAKLALALEFDAALAYNDAFSQLSNKDLVAAASTIGPNEVAHATAIRAVFNSLDSSILVVPSPFVSADTRERWILKV; translated from the coding sequence ATGATGAAGCCTTCAAAACCCTCATTGGCCTTGCCCCGCCTTGTTGCCGATCGCGTCAGCGGGATGGGATCCTTTTGGGATCATCCCAGCACCTCCCGCCGCAACCTCTTGCTAACCGGATTGCTTGCAGGCGTGGGGGGAGCAATTGGGTTGCGTAGCCTGCCCAGCGCTGCCCAATCCAATGCCGATATTGCTATTCTCAACGCTGCCATTGACCTGGAACAACAGGCCATCTGGGCCTACAAAACTGCCGCCGGCAAGTTGAGCAGCACCGATGTCGGTAAGGTGGTGTTGGATGTGGCCACCAAGAGCCTCAAAGATCACGAGCAACACCGCGATCTCCTAGTGGGCGCTGTTCGGCAGTTGGGCGGAACCCCGGCCCCAGCCCGCGATAGCTACGACCTCTCCACCTATATTGATGACCAAGAAGGCAATCTCGATTCCGATGCCAATATCGCCAAGCTGGCCCTAGCTCTAGAATTTGATGCGGCTCTGGCCTACAACGATGCCTTCAGCCAACTGTCCAACAAAGACTTGGTGGCTGCCGCCAGCACCATTGGCCCCAATGAAGTTGCCCATGCTACAGCAATCCGGGCCGTCTTTAACAGCCTCGACTCCAGCATTTTGGTGGTGCCCTCTCCCTTCGTCAGTGCCGACACCCGGGAACGCTGGATTTTGAAGGTTTAA
- a CDS encoding RNA-binding S4 domain-containing protein: protein MAERTEPADSTPAGPSGAPFIKLDQFLKLAGVVSTGGQAKQLILAGQVRVNGQVETRRGRKLRFGDEVVVLGQLWQVRRDQEGDPVN, encoded by the coding sequence ATGGCAGAGCGGACGGAACCTGCGGACTCCACCCCGGCGGGTCCCTCTGGTGCACCCTTTATCAAGCTGGATCAGTTCCTGAAGCTAGCGGGAGTCGTCTCCACAGGCGGGCAGGCGAAACAGTTGATCCTGGCGGGGCAGGTACGGGTGAACGGCCAAGTGGAAACCCGAAGAGGGCGCAAGTTGCGCTTTGGGGACGAAGTGGTAGTGCTGGGGCAACTTTGGCAGGTGCGCCGGGATCAGGAGGGGGATCCGGTGAACTAG
- a CDS encoding TatA/E family twin arginine-targeting protein translocase yields MNFFGVGLPEMLVIFTVALLVFGPRKLPEIGRTLAKTLRSLQDASKEFETQLNKEARELEKATRTATTAAAPPKVATTAAKAQPKTESVATADTPAGPLAEMEPTPEPEPVAAATPEADHPQTADAA; encoded by the coding sequence ATGAATTTTTTTGGTGTTGGACTGCCGGAAATGTTGGTCATCTTTACGGTGGCTCTGCTGGTCTTTGGGCCACGAAAACTGCCCGAGATCGGTCGTACCTTGGCCAAAACCCTGCGCAGCTTGCAGGATGCCTCCAAGGAGTTTGAGACCCAACTGAACAAAGAGGCTCGGGAGCTGGAAAAAGCCACCCGCACTGCAACAACCGCTGCTGCTCCCCCTAAGGTTGCCACAACGGCAGCTAAGGCTCAGCCCAAAACCGAATCGGTAGCTACAGCAGATACGCCTGCAGGGCCTCTGGCCGAGATGGAACCCACCCCCGAACCCGAACCGGTGGCCGCCGCCACCCCTGAAGCCGACCACCCTCAAACAGCAGACGCTGCCTAA
- a CDS encoding gas vesicle protein GvpV: MSLPRVPRSRPRPKLRSIPRRKTESALYAEMQQLTVEKQRLNQELESIQERQGQIHTRLQEIDQAMQKLKQDAETFADPEAEPTSGPGKPQSSRFSPMTFDY; encoded by the coding sequence ATGAGTTTGCCCCGTGTGCCCCGCTCCCGCCCTCGCCCGAAGCTACGCTCGATCCCCCGCCGCAAAACCGAATCCGCCCTCTACGCCGAGATGCAACAGTTGACGGTGGAAAAGCAACGGCTCAACCAAGAATTGGAATCAATTCAGGAACGACAAGGGCAAATTCACACCCGGCTCCAGGAAATCGACCAAGCCATGCAGAAACTGAAGCAAGACGCAGAAACCTTCGCAGATCCCGAAGCGGAGCCTACCTCTGGGCCGGGCAAACCCCAATCCTCCCGCTTTTCCCCCATGACTTTTGACTACTAA
- a CDS encoding plastocyanin/azurin family copper-binding protein yields the protein MPMTRRLLLLTGVGSLLNVGAILAVDRWRQISSLAGGDPVEATAAVSEAEVIIRGFQYLPPEVTLKRGGTVTFTNEDSTPHTATPLEGAQFQGTGRLRRNESKEVMFEVAGIQEYFCDIHPSMVGRIVVVE from the coding sequence ATGCCCATGACGCGGCGTTTGCTGCTGCTGACCGGAGTGGGATCCCTGCTCAATGTGGGGGCAATCTTGGCAGTGGATCGCTGGCGACAGATAAGTTCGCTGGCAGGGGGGGATCCTGTTGAAGCAACAGCGGCAGTCTCGGAGGCAGAGGTGATCATTCGCGGGTTTCAATACCTGCCCCCGGAGGTCACCCTGAAGCGAGGCGGCACCGTCACCTTTACCAATGAGGACTCTACCCCCCATACCGCCACCCCCTTAGAAGGGGCGCAATTTCAGGGGACAGGGCGGTTGCGGCGGAACGAGAGTAAAGAGGTGATGTTCGAGGTGGCTGGGATCCAGGAGTACTTCTGCGATATCCACCCCAGCATGGTGGGTCGTATTGTCGTTGTGGAATGA
- a CDS encoding ABC transporter ATP-binding protein, which yields MHLEVVGLSKSFPTRQGSILALDGVNLHVESGEFVCVVGASGSGKTTLLRLIAGLDQPSQGSISVDGEPVIGPGADRGVVFQSYTLYPWMNVAENVGFGLKLQGVKRQERVAQVDYFLEIVGLERFAKALPKQLSGGMKQRVAIARALAAQPKILLLDEPFGALDVQTKETMQEFLLDLWQRTRTSILMITHDVEEAVFLSQRIYVLTSHPGRVKREMLVNLPSQRNYGLKRTPAFQDVKDEIMTLLRERQGIPLSSATS from the coding sequence GTGCATCTGGAAGTGGTCGGCCTGAGTAAATCCTTTCCTACCCGACAAGGCTCCATCTTGGCTTTGGATGGGGTGAATTTGCATGTGGAGTCGGGGGAGTTTGTCTGTGTGGTGGGGGCTTCTGGCTCTGGTAAGACTACCCTGCTGCGCCTGATCGCTGGGTTGGATCAGCCCAGCCAGGGCTCCATTAGCGTTGATGGCGAGCCGGTAATCGGGCCGGGGGCAGATCGGGGGGTGGTGTTCCAGTCCTATACCCTCTACCCATGGATGAACGTGGCGGAAAATGTCGGTTTTGGCCTGAAGCTTCAGGGGGTGAAGCGGCAGGAACGAGTGGCACAGGTGGACTATTTCCTCGAGATCGTCGGCCTAGAGCGCTTTGCCAAAGCCCTGCCCAAGCAACTCTCTGGTGGCATGAAACAGCGGGTGGCGATTGCCCGTGCGCTGGCGGCCCAACCGAAGATTTTGCTTCTGGATGAGCCTTTTGGCGCTTTGGATGTGCAAACCAAAGAGACGATGCAGGAGTTTTTGCTGGATCTCTGGCAACGAACCCGCACTTCAATTTTGATGATCACCCACGATGTGGAAGAGGCGGTGTTTCTGTCGCAGCGCATTTACGTGCTTACCTCCCATCCCGGTCGGGTGAAGCGGGAGATGTTGGTGAACTTGCCCAGCCAACGGAACTACGGCCTCAAGCGCACCCCAGCTTTCCAAGACGTGAAAGATGAGATCATGACCCTCTTGAGAGAACGGCAAGGGATCCCTTTGAGCAGCGCTACGTCCTGA
- a CDS encoding cell division ATP-binding protein FtsE, which yields MIGQHVGYNPRSRSSWASTAPTPTCPTQADPEATLGFYGSPQPSALRAMNSMVSLRGVSKVFPNGNLVLRDVDLEVRPGEFVFVTGVSGAGKSTLLRLLYGADQATQGTVMVDQVCLFSSEGHRPYRIPTRPLAMLRRRLGVVFQDYRLLANRTLGENVAFVLRAQGLSPAEIRRRIGPTLKMVGLTEKRDRFPHELSGGEQQRLSLARAIVNMPVLLLADEPTGNLDPENSLLVLQILERLNSFGVTIMMTSHDPYLVERAGHRVVRVEGGRLYDMR from the coding sequence ATGATCGGTCAACACGTCGGCTATAACCCTCGTTCCCGCAGTTCCTGGGCCAGCACCGCCCCCACACCCACCTGTCCCACCCAAGCCGACCCAGAGGCCACCTTGGGGTTTTACGGCAGCCCTCAGCCCTCAGCCCTGCGAGCCATGAATAGCATGGTGTCGTTGCGGGGGGTGAGTAAAGTATTTCCCAACGGCAATCTGGTGTTGCGGGATGTGGATTTGGAAGTGCGCCCCGGCGAGTTTGTGTTTGTGACAGGGGTATCGGGTGCAGGCAAGTCTACTCTGTTACGGCTGCTCTACGGCGCCGACCAAGCCACTCAAGGTACGGTCATGGTGGATCAAGTATGTCTGTTTTCTTCCGAGGGCCATCGCCCCTATCGGATCCCCACCCGTCCTCTGGCAATGTTGCGGCGGCGGCTGGGGGTAGTGTTTCAAGACTATCGCCTCCTGGCCAACCGCACGTTGGGAGAAAATGTTGCTTTTGTGCTGCGAGCGCAGGGGCTGTCTCCTGCCGAAATTCGCCGCCGCATCGGGCCGACCCTGAAGATGGTGGGACTGACGGAAAAACGAGATCGCTTTCCCCACGAGCTTTCCGGGGGTGAGCAACAGCGCCTCAGCTTGGCCCGCGCTATTGTCAATATGCCTGTATTGTTGCTAGCGGATGAGCCGACGGGAAACCTGGATCCGGAAAACTCCCTGCTGGTTTTACAGATTTTGGAACGGCTCAATTCCTTTGGGGTGACGATCATGATGACCAGCCATGACCCTTATTTGGTGGAGCGGGCTGGGCATCGGGTGGTGCGAGTGGAGGGAGGACGTCTGTATGATATGCGCTGA
- a CDS encoding ABC transporter substrate-binding protein: MTSSPRIPRRRQFLSWMLGLLPTLLFGGAIPAFAQTPIQMGYSNWAGWWPWAIGEEEGIFEKNGANVQLRWFDGYIESMEAFAAGQLDANTQTLNDTISFAPESVNGQVVVLVNDNSAGNDKIIVSEEINTIADLVGKRVAVEEGVVDDFLLTLGLEREGFSRDDVTIVPLETGAAAAAFAAGQVDAVGAFPPFWLTALERPGSKELFSSAEFPGAIPDLLVVSQKLIDEQPDQVQALVNSWFDILKFMEENPERADEIMARRAGVTPEQLQLFKDGTRFFTIEDNLEAFSPGEGMQHMRYAAVQMTEFMVGVGFIPAGPEDLDALFDDRFIRTYAESVGVGQ; encoded by the coding sequence ATGACTTCTTCGCCACGGATCCCGCGTCGCCGTCAGTTCCTATCTTGGATGCTGGGACTGCTGCCAACCCTCTTGTTCGGGGGGGCAATCCCAGCTTTTGCACAAACCCCGATTCAAATGGGCTATAGCAACTGGGCCGGATGGTGGCCGTGGGCGATTGGCGAGGAAGAGGGTATCTTCGAAAAAAACGGGGCCAATGTGCAGTTGCGCTGGTTTGATGGCTATATAGAGTCGATGGAAGCCTTCGCCGCCGGGCAATTGGATGCCAACACTCAGACCCTGAACGACACCATCTCCTTTGCGCCGGAATCTGTGAATGGCCAGGTGGTGGTGCTGGTGAACGACAACTCGGCAGGCAACGACAAGATCATCGTCAGTGAAGAGATCAACACCATTGCCGATCTCGTCGGGAAGCGGGTGGCCGTAGAAGAGGGGGTAGTGGATGACTTTCTCCTGACGCTCGGCCTAGAACGGGAGGGGTTTTCTCGGGATGACGTGACGATTGTGCCGCTAGAAACCGGGGCTGCTGCCGCCGCTTTTGCCGCTGGACAAGTGGATGCCGTCGGCGCTTTCCCACCTTTCTGGTTGACGGCCCTAGAGCGCCCCGGCAGCAAAGAGCTGTTTTCTTCGGCGGAGTTTCCTGGGGCGATTCCGGATTTGCTGGTGGTAAGCCAAAAGCTGATCGACGAGCAGCCAGATCAGGTGCAAGCTTTGGTGAACAGTTGGTTCGATATCTTGAAATTTATGGAGGAAAACCCGGAACGCGCGGACGAAATTATGGCCAGGCGGGCCGGGGTCACCCCCGAACAACTGCAACTGTTCAAGGATGGTACCCGTTTCTTCACGATTGAAGACAATCTAGAAGCCTTTAGCCCTGGCGAGGGAATGCAACATATGCGCTACGCAGCGGTGCAGATGACGGAGTTCATGGTAGGGGTAGGCTTTATTCCGGCAGGGCCTGAAGATCTGGATGCGTTGTTCGATGACCGCTTCATCCGCACCTATGCCGAGTCGGTTGGAGTTGGACAGTGA
- a CDS encoding NAD-dependent succinate-semialdehyde dehydrogenase, which produces MMGQGSQSGQLVSLNPATGEVLGRYPVLNSQQIQTCIAKAHEQFQSYRRIPFAQRAAWMGRVAEILLERKAEFGRLITLEMGKTLASAIAEVEKSAWVCRYYAETAEGFLAEQPIPSDASRSGIRYQPLGVILAVMPWNFPFWQVFRCAAPALMAGNTLLLKHASNVPQSALSLEAIFQEAGFPQGAFQTLLIGAAQVAEVVADERVRGAALTGSEAAGSSLARLAGQHLKKTVLELGGSDPFIVLPSADLQAAVSTAVAARLISNGQSCIAAKRFILHSAIAESFASAMTERFRQLKVGDPLDPATEVGPLATPSIVQEVEEQVQALVQAGAQVRVGGSPLGGNFYPPTVLSEIPVEHPVAQQEVFGPVALLFEVPDVEAAIRLANSTPFGLGASAWTTDPAEQERLLAEIEAGSVFINGLVKSDPRLPFGGIKRSGYGRELSREGILEFVNIKTFWMQ; this is translated from the coding sequence ATGATGGGGCAAGGTAGTCAGTCGGGACAACTGGTCAGCCTTAACCCCGCGACAGGGGAGGTCTTGGGCCGTTACCCAGTTTTGAACTCCCAGCAGATTCAAACCTGCATCGCGAAAGCTCATGAGCAGTTTCAGAGTTATCGCCGGATCCCGTTTGCCCAGCGGGCTGCCTGGATGGGGCGAGTGGCGGAGATCTTGCTGGAGCGCAAAGCCGAGTTTGGCCGCCTGATCACCCTAGAAATGGGCAAAACCCTAGCCTCGGCCATCGCTGAAGTGGAGAAGTCTGCCTGGGTTTGCCGGTACTATGCCGAAACAGCAGAAGGATTTCTGGCGGAGCAACCGATCCCCAGTGATGCCAGCCGCAGCGGGATCCGCTACCAACCCTTGGGGGTGATCTTGGCGGTGATGCCCTGGAACTTCCCCTTTTGGCAGGTGTTTCGCTGTGCGGCTCCAGCACTGATGGCGGGTAATACGCTCTTGCTCAAACATGCTTCCAATGTGCCCCAATCGGCTTTGAGCCTGGAGGCGATCTTCCAGGAAGCAGGATTTCCGCAAGGGGCCTTCCAAACTCTGTTGATTGGGGCGGCCCAGGTGGCGGAAGTGGTGGCGGATGAACGGGTGCGGGGGGCCGCCCTCACGGGTAGCGAAGCCGCCGGATCCAGTTTGGCCCGTTTGGCTGGTCAACACTTGAAAAAGACTGTGCTGGAATTGGGGGGGAGCGATCCCTTCATTGTTTTGCCCAGTGCCGATCTACAAGCGGCAGTCTCCACAGCCGTGGCCGCTCGTTTGATTAGCAATGGCCAATCCTGCATCGCCGCCAAACGATTTATTTTGCACAGCGCCATCGCGGAATCCTTTGCCTCCGCCATGACCGAGCGATTTCGCCAGCTTAAGGTGGGGGATCCCCTCGATCCTGCAACCGAAGTAGGGCCTTTGGCCACCCCGAGCATTGTGCAGGAAGTGGAGGAGCAGGTGCAGGCTTTGGTGCAGGCGGGGGCTCAAGTACGGGTTGGCGGATCCCCGCTGGGGGGCAATTTCTATCCACCGACCGTCTTGAGCGAGATCCCTGTAGAGCATCCGGTGGCCCAGCAGGAGGTGTTTGGCCCGGTGGCGCTGCTGTTTGAAGTGCCGGATGTGGAGGCGGCGATACGCTTAGCCAATAGCACCCCGTTTGGGCTGGGAGCTAGCGCTTGGACCACCGACCCAGCCGAGCAGGAGCGCTTGCTGGCGGAGATCGAGGCGGGATCCGTCTTTATTAACGGCCTGGTCAAGTCCGACCCGCGCTTGCCCTTTGGGGGCATCAAACGCTCCGGCTATGGACGGGAACTCAGCCGAGAAGGGATCCTGGAATTTGTTAATATCAAAACTTTTTGGATGCAGTAA
- a CDS encoding cell division protein FtsX: protein MMMQSLSRFLNKTRYLLQETFLGLRRGGWLNWAAVSTLLVLLFLVGISVELSWGVDATVQSLGGQLEISAYLEPERRAVDLQPQVTQLPHVAEVNVITKDQAWRTLLLEMGIQDEAAIETQLGDNPLVDAMRVKADSAEALGEVAAQIRQLEGVDEVYYGDRVVEQLGQIQEMLRLGSLGITGVLALTAVAVITTTIRLIVMARRREIEVMQLVGATAAWIYLPFILQGCLFGVVSAVGAWGLVLGSQQLLQELLEKLIAFPFLKVVQADANRLEFWFLPLMLLGMGVFLGTTSSLIAVRKSAGR, encoded by the coding sequence ATGATGATGCAATCTCTCTCCCGATTTCTGAATAAGACCCGATATCTGCTGCAGGAGACCTTTTTGGGGTTACGGCGGGGTGGCTGGCTAAACTGGGCTGCTGTGAGTACCCTGTTGGTGCTGCTGTTCCTGGTGGGGATTAGCGTCGAGCTGTCGTGGGGGGTCGATGCGACGGTGCAGTCCCTGGGAGGACAGTTGGAGATCTCCGCCTATCTGGAGCCGGAACGGCGAGCGGTGGATTTGCAGCCCCAAGTCACCCAATTGCCTCATGTGGCGGAAGTGAACGTGATCACCAAAGATCAAGCATGGCGTACCCTGCTGCTGGAGATGGGCATTCAGGATGAGGCGGCTATCGAGACGCAATTGGGGGATAACCCCCTCGTGGATGCGATGCGGGTGAAGGCGGATTCTGCCGAGGCCCTTGGGGAGGTGGCCGCTCAGATTCGCCAACTGGAGGGGGTGGATGAAGTCTATTACGGCGACCGGGTGGTGGAGCAACTGGGACAGATCCAGGAAATGCTGCGCCTGGGATCCCTGGGGATAACCGGGGTGTTGGCCCTGACGGCGGTGGCGGTGATCACCACGACGATTCGCCTGATCGTCATGGCCCGTCGGCGCGAGATCGAGGTGATGCAACTGGTGGGGGCGACGGCGGCGTGGATTTATCTGCCCTTTATTTTACAGGGCTGCCTGTTTGGGGTGGTCAGTGCGGTGGGGGCCTGGGGATTGGTGTTGGGATCCCAGCAATTGCTGCAGGAGCTGTTGGAGAAGTTGATCGCCTTCCCATTCTTGAAAGTGGTGCAGGCGGATGCGAATCGGTTGGAGTTTTGGTTTTTGCCCCTGATGCTTTTGGGAATGGGGGTTTTTCTGGGCACCACCAGCAGTTTGATCGCGGTGCGCAAGTCCGCAGGCCGCTGA